In Acomys russatus chromosome 16, mAcoRus1.1, whole genome shotgun sequence, the DNA window aaataaataacctgcctggacatggtggcatacgcctttaatcccagcactcgggaggcagaggcaggcaggcagatcttggtgagtttagggccagcttggtctacaaagtgagtccaggaaaggcaaggcttcgcagagaaaccctgtcttgaggggaaaaacaaaacaaaacaaaaaaacaaagacaaaatccTAGTTATCATCCTGCATTGGAACTTTGGTAGTGCCTGCCTGTGTTCAGTGCACATACTGCCTGGTAGATGGCAGTGAGGGGATTCCTGGCACTAATTATACTTGTCCTAAATGTTTCAGTTTTAAGTCACTTAGCTGGCTGGTTTTCCCCCCCAGGTTATTGCCCTGTAGTGCCAGAGAGACCGGTATAGCTCTGCTGCGGCCTTTAATCTCTGAAAGAGAGAACCATCAAAGGACCTGGAGTTTGATCTGCAAAAGTAGCCAGCAAAGTCAATTGTCTGCAGTCACCCTGGGAAGCCTTTGGCAGCTGGTGAAGGTGCCTGGGTACTGGGGAGGCGGGTGCTGAGCCTAGAAAAGCACTTCTCAGTGGATTTCCTGGGAAGTCAGGGTTTGCTTTGTGTTCTGaagcaaaaataaagtttaattcaGTAGTGCTGTGGATGCAGAGAATCGGATGTTCTCCATTGATCTGTGCTTATGTCGTGGGTTGCTGCCTAACATCTCACAATTTCAGGGGTATGGGTtggagtgctggctgctctcccagaacacctggttcaattcccagtatccacatggtggctcacaaccacctgtagctctagTCCTAAGGAATCCTACCCTTTGCTGCCGTCATGTGATGCACAGaccaacatacacataaaacacccCACACATAATAATAGAACTGATAGAAGCACTGCTAATGTGTCGGCACACTTCATGGGGTCAGGGTGCCCGGGGCCTGTGGGGTGCCAATGTGGGGTTTAAGTGCTTGATATGGTCAGCTGTATGAGACCCTAGAAGGGACTGGTAGTCTGAAGAACTGAGCGCACTGTGAAGTTAGTCAGTTGACAGGACTCCTGGAAGACTCATCATTTACCCTGTTCTTGGGGCAGCAAGAGGCTGTGGTTCCATGGTAACCCCAGgctttgtctcagcctccccagtgctgggactaagatGGGAGCCACCATGGCCACTAttaggtttggggtggggggttgtttgtttgtttgcttttgagacaggctcagtTGTTGGGTCAGTAGTGACTTGAGTTTATCCTCAGATTTCCCAAACCACAGAACCAAAGGTCAGTCCTCAGCTGAGGGCATCAGCCCAGCAGTTCCTAGATACACCCACTTCCCACCCCAGCCTCATACTGTTTAGGGACTGTATGGTAGATAAGTTGGATGAGACTGAAATAGCTTTCAAAAGCTCGTGAAACTGAACTGCCTCAATTGATGTTTATTGAAACTATGATGTGAGGGTCCATCATTCAGTATCCTGTTGGTGACAAGGAGTGACAGATCTCCAGTGGGACTTCTCTCAGTTGTGGCAACTGGTGTGAGGCGATTAACTGCTGGTACCTCCCATACTGTGGTGCTGCATGCGTTCCTGCTAGGTAGTCTGTCCTGAGTTCCACACCTTCGCTCCAGATTAGCCACCTTGCAGTTTGTGTCTTCTACTTTACCAACACAAGACAGATGGTCATCCATCACTTAATCCTATTATCTAGCCTTAAATGTCATTCTGCCTCTAGCACAAGGCAGAAGTGTCATGGTATCCTCGCAGATTGGATGCCTTTGGCACTTGGGAGTTAATGGTTTCAGTTGTGGGTGGGCCTCTGCTTTGTCTTGGTTAGCAGAACGCAGAGTGCTTCCATTCTTGTTTCTGGTTGTTCAGGACCAAGTACTGGCTTTGAGCTACTTAGCTCGAAGATGTGCCTGCCCCTCTGCTGGTGAGGTTCACTGTCTTATTTTGGGAGTGTTAACGTTCGATTTTAAAACAAATCCTGCCAAGTAATTTGCCCTCCCTTGGCTAAGACCCAGAAGCTTGAGTCAAGGAGGTGTCGTTCGTTGAACAGGCCCTGCTGATGTGATGGCTATGGGTCTTGTCTCAGTACCCTCTGTTGGGAAGTAGAGGGCCAAGGGGAGTGTTGCCTCTTCCAAAGGTTGAAAGGTCAGGAACAGTTTTTGAAGCAACGAAATCAGTacgttgggggtggggagggggtcagCGCTGGTATAGCCAAAGGATGCCGGCGTTGTGCAGATCCCTCCATAGTGCAGCTTCCAGCAACAGATCGTGGTTTGCATAGAATATCAGTGGTTTCTTTTCTCGTTCGAAATAGTGGTCTGAGTATTTCTGGTAGTTGCTTGTGATGAATCCATAGGCACTGACCTGGGCAAGGACAGTCATAGTGTTTGCTTACTTGAAATAGTGTGCTGTCCCCAAGCAGGTTCCCTTGTAAGGACAGGAGGAAGCAGATAGACAGCTCAACACAGGCACTTTGTGCCCTTTGTATACATTCTCAAAGCCTTAACCAATGGAACAGAAGGGTTAGTTAGCAGTTACCAGTGTCCCCCCAGTCAGTGAGGCAGAACTGGGTTTGCAATGTAAGTGTGACTTCAGTGCATGAAGTTCAAGGGTGGAGGCAGTCACCCAGGCCTACAGTGACTGCACTCCAGAGACCCGCATTGGAACAGGTAAAGGGCAGGGCCTGGGTGGTGTCTAGCTTCCATCCCTCAAACCTTTACAGGGATCacagcctgcttttttttcttgagtcttGAAGATTGAACCTAGGGGCCCATGCTCGTTTCATCTGTATTCCATAGCCTGCCTTTGAAAACTCGACCAACCTCTGCCCCCTTGCACATCACCAGGCAGACCTATTTTTACTGCagtttagaatttttttcatatgGAAGGCTGAACCTACTGTCCATGCCAGCTCTAGACATGTTGCTTTCAAAGGGCTGTTTGACCAGCTGCACCTTAAACATATACAAAGgcagtggagggggtgggggtggggcccacTGCTGGGTGGCTGGCCTTGGGCCACAGTGAGTTCTGTTGACTCTCTGCTGCCATGGCTCCTCCATGAGAGGATCACGTACCTGGTCACAGGTGTGCAAGGCTGTCAGCAACATGAGTGCTCCTGTGCTGGGCATATACAAGTCTCTGTAGGGAGTGTTAATCATCTTGGATTTCAAAAACCTGGAAGGCAATACGAGAGGGAGCTAGTGAAAGCTCAGGGAGGAAAGCCCTTGTCACACAAGCTTTATAGACCCAGGGATCAGCACAccgctgagattacagatgtggtGACATGGGAGGCAGACGACAGAATCCCACGTCCCAAGCAAGGGTGACGCGGAGGCTGCATCCTAACCTGTGTGCTGCTTGCATGTGGTTCTCTCCGAGCCCTCCCCACAAAGATTGTCTgctttgttttgggctttttttttggacacagggtctctctgttggctgtcctggaactagatttgtagccacacctgcctctgcccgctcccccaccccagtgctgggataaacagtgtgtgccaccatacccagccctccCCACACAGATTTAAAGACTTGAGAAAGTATTGAATGCCAGAGCAATGCTAGAGAGAAACTCAGACACTGTCCCTTCCACTTCAACCAGTGCGTTTTAGGGAGAATGCAAGTCAACTCCTAAGTGTGAGCATTCCAAGATGGAGTGGACACCTTAAAGGGGTGCACTACTCCCTTTTCTCCCATTCTACAACTACCACCCCTGACCCTGTTATCTTCAATGCTTGGGCGTACATGGATTGCCTCTTTACCCTGAAACAGGAAGGTTCTCTGCCCCACACAACTTGACCAACAGGGATCACAGATGAGCAGGGAGCTCGCTCAGATCTGGGCTCACTGGTGTGATGGTACCCACAGATCCTGACCTCAGACCTGGATTTATGTCTGGGCAGGTCACACAAGTGCACagggcttcttctggcctcactCCACTGACGGCTTTACCCACTGTTGAGATGCTGGTCCTTGTGGTATACAGTGAGTTTTCAACTGTGGAATGGCTAGCTTTGGGCATCACTACTGGACCTGGGCACTGAAGGACATTTGGCAGATGCCTGGCCTCTACCCACAAATGTCATGCCCTCTATGACAACCAAAATATGTCCTGACAGAGCCAAATACCCACCCTTGTACTCCATCAGTATTGGGAACCACTAACAAGAGGAAGCTCCGCTGGAGGGAGAGAAGTGAGGTCAGGCTGACTGCTCCCCTTAGTCAGGGGCTTCTGGTGGGGATGGGTTTTAGAGCCAAACTTGATGGCAGCAGACTTAGCACCCAACACGGCTGGGCACCTTCTGGCTCTGTGAAGGTTCCTTGCGTTCtcctgtttgttgtttattttgtgctaagcctgtgtACTGTATCGCCACCTCTATCCAGGTGGTAAATGGGACAGTAAATGaaattacagaagcttttcgCGCAGTGATGGGCGCACAGCGCTGAGCAGGGCACTGCCCCAGTGTGTAGTGAATGAGGCCCAGCTAAAGGCACTCTAAATGTGTGGGGGTTTAGGCGTTGgtcctcccaccccatccccatcccccataCCTCTGTGTCAGGTAGTTGATGAAGCCTGGATGCAGGAGCTTGAATTTGCTGGCAGAGGTTTCTGGTCCAAAATAGGTGTGAGGCCTAGGCCCCACGATAGAAGTGGACAGAGCGCCCAGAACCATCGTATTGAAGGGAGAGCGAAGGGAGCGTTAAGCGCTTCTGGTAGCGGTAGGGCCGGATGGGTCGGGGCTGGGAGTAGAAGCGCGAGAACGGAGTATAGAAGGTGGCTGGGAGCGCCGTGGGTACCACGTGGGGCTTCCCCTTCAGCAGGACCTCAGTTGGCGGAGTgtaggagagagaggatgggggtgTGAACAGGGCCGGAGGTGTGGGGTAGGAGCAGTTCATCTGGGGGATGTGAGGGGGTGGTGGCAGGAGGGGGAagtagagagaggcaggagggggtgGTGCTGCCCTCCTGGATTCCTGGCCCTGGCATAGAATGGCACAGTTAAAGCACGGATTTTGCGGAAGAAGTGCTGTAGGGGGTTGGAAAAAGGGAGGCTCTTTCATGAAGCGAGGCACATAGGGGGCGATACAGGAAGGGATGTTCCGGATGGGCCCGATGTAGGAGGCCGAGTTGGCAGGGCTGTGGGAAGGGGACCTGGTCACGAGCGCCGAGGGTGTCAGCGAAGGGTTTCGAGAGAGGGCTTTTAATCCCGTCTGGGAGGGAGATTTGGAGGCTGGTGGAGTAGGGGCTTGAGTGGACCCTCGGGACACATGTTGGACATGAGGACTAGGAGACTGGGAGGAAGCCCGGGAGGAAGGCTGAGAGGGAGCCGGGGTAGGGTTGTGAGAGGTGGGGCGGGAGGAAGACCCccgggtgggggaaggggaaggggcgGAGCCTCCAGAGCTCGGGAGGGGCTGCTGCTGGTTGGTTGGATTCTCAGCGTGGTTAGACCGGGACTGGGATGGGGACTGGGTTGGGGATGGATtaggggtgtgggagggggagcTCATTGGTGTTAGGGGAGGCTTATGTCCACCCGGGGTCTCTGAAGAAAGTTTCCCCAAGGGCCCATTCCCAGCTCGTCACAAAACCCACCCTCAGTTCTCAAGACCTATAGCAACGCCAGGGGGTAATTGTTAGGTAatcacaggggtgggggtggggcacccgGCAGGGGCTGGCACCTCCAAAGGTGCTTCAAAGAATGGGTCCCAAGAGCCAGGAGAGGGGTTTGGTCTTCTGGCCACAGCAATAGCATAGGTTTCTAAGGCACAAGACACTGAGAAGGCTCAGACCAGGGCATAGAGGAGGAAAGAGTCAGGCCTGATATCCAAGAAGTGGAGGAGAGGACATGACCCTCCCTTTGTTCCCAGCTCTCTGGACTGAGCCTGGGGACCCAGTGTTCCTGGAGGATGCTTACCTGACAGGATCAGTGACAGGGACACTAGGCCCAGCTCTCCTCCCACCTGCTGCCTGCAGGacttcggggtgggggtggggtcagcggggagggggaggaggcagccTCCTAGAGTTGAGGGGCCAGGTCTTTTCACCCCCTAAGAAAAGACTACCCCCTCATCTAGCAGGGCTACTCAGGCCTTGAGCCACCTGAAAGAATGAGGGGCCTGCCAAACCTGCTTTCAGCTTTAACGGCAACACTTCTGGTGGCCAAACATTACCCCTCTATCCACTGCAGTGTTTTATGAGCCCCGTGGCCCACCCTACCCACGGGTCCGCAGAAGATGGCACCCACTGTCAGATTACAATCCCTAATGCTAAATTATGCTGAATTAGGGATTATTGACTTTTGTGGGGCTTTTGTtagttttacgagacagggtttctctgggtaatcttggctgtcctagactcgcttttgtagaccaggcggtcctcgaactcagtgatctgccttcctctgccgaTTATTGAATTTTGGAGAGAGAGTTTTCTCTTCATACAACTCACGCCATACCCAGGGCTAAAGGGCCATTAGCCAGCTGCACTACCCAACCCGCGGGTCCTTGGAACAAGAGGAGATGCTCACTGCGTTCCCCACCCCCATGTTACAGGCTCACACTCTAGTCAGCTGCTCACCTGTCCCCTTTATCGGGACCTTCTGGAACAGGCACACCCAGAATGGCAGACCTCAGCATCAGGTAGTCACGGATGTCTGAGGGGATGAAGATGTAGCGCAGGTCCTGTCAGGATGTCAGACAAGGCTCGTTCAGCTCCAAAGAAAATATCCCTCCACCTCATTTCCACCTGAGCTTGTGAGGTTTCCTTACTAGGCTGCATTCCCACTGGGAGGTACTTGGGTGGCTTCACTGTAGGTTCACACATCCCTGTAGGAGGTGAAGCATGCTTGCTAGGATTGGCTAGACTTTGTAGCTAACACATAGCCGcctctttgtgttttgagattttggtgatttgttttttgacagtCTCATGAAGTTCAGGCTAGTCTCAAAACTCCCAACAGAGCCAAGGgactcctggtccttctgcctcctgatcctcctgccagactccaaaagtagaaaatatatgggctggagagatggctcagcggttaagagcacttgctcttctttCAGAAagctggatttgattcccagcacccacctggtggttcataaccacccacaactccagtcccaggggatccaacaccgtcttctggcctctgcgagCACCAAGcatacacacggtgcacagacatgcatgtaggcaaaattCACACAAAATCTTGCCGACTAGGCCATCCAAAGTGCATGGCTTCCTTGCTCCCTCTAGATTGCTCATTTTGGAGAAAGTTAATCATTATGTCATGAGGGCTCTTGAGAGTTCGCCAGAAGGGCCCAGGTGAACAAGACCTGTACTATGGCCATCCTGACCCTGGCCCTGCTCCTGCCTTCAGAGGAAAGCGGCCTGCTGCTGCCTGAGAGAACCACTCACTAAGCCACTCCCAAATTCCTGACACACTGACTTGATAAAAGCTTGTCATTTAAAGTGGGGTGGCACACTGCCTCAGAGGTTCCATGGcagcatttttttctctctcaggagCTAATTGCTTCTACAGTGGGGACTCGGTGCACAGATGCTATGCGGAAGACACTCCAGAATGTCCTgatcagagccagaagcttctagaaacaTGGCTCCCCTTCTAGGCCCATAGAGTCCCTTACCTGAGCTCTCTCTCACCCTGCATGTGGCATCCAGAGAGAGAGCGCAAGGCAGAACACATGGAATTATGGGATTATGGCAAGTGAGTGTGGAGGGAAGGCCCAGGGGAGAAGACGCCAAGGCTGGCTCCGACACTAGCTGCGACCCGGCCATGAGACCTATTAGACCTCAGTTTCCCACACAGAGCTCTGGTGAGAGTTGAAGAGGTCATACATTATTCTTTGGGTGGGTACTGTGGGGAATGGAAAGATCTCCAGGGGGCCTAGATTTGGGTAATTCTAGCTGAATGTCTTGGACACATTCTCAAATATCTCAGCGTtgacctccccatcccccccccccaaagacagcctcactatgtagctctagctgtcctggagcttgccgtgtagaccaggctaacctcagaaatcacagagacctgcttgcccctgcctcccaagtgctggaactaaagatgTTTCGTCACCATGTCCGCCCGGCAACCTCCTAGTAGCCCTTAACTCTGCCACCTGAAAACAGATATGCTGATCCCACATGGAACAACCAGGACACTTGTCTCCATGCCCTGGGGCACTCTGGGAACAGAGGAGGTACCCAATAAATGCCCTTGCACTGTGCATGGATATGGGAATTCTGGGGTGGGCACTCTAGGTTTGaaccctctgccttctgctgacTTGCTGCATGGAGGGACGCTGGGCCTCAGTCTCCTCCCTAGGGAAGTGGGGTTCACAGGATGCACATCTATACTCAGGAAATACTAACTCTTCCCTTTCCATGCTCGAGAGGCTGCCCAGAGCCAACACAAAGAACGGGAAATGTCCAACAGGTTTGCCTTTAGCTCTAATGTCTGCCACAGTTGGCCaagatctttgttttgttttgccttattgAGACAAGGACTCTCGATAATGTAGCCCTGACTAcgctgaaactcactgtgtagtggTCTCGAAttcaaagagatctgtctgcctttgtcttgagaatgctggggttaaaggtatgtgcctagctgtgtatggtggcacacacctttaatcccagcacttgggaggcagaggcaggtggatcgctgtgagttcaaggccagcctggtctgcaaagtgagagtccaggacagccaaagataatacagagagaccctgtctcaaaaaaaaaaaaaaaaagcatgtgtctTTGGCCACCTGGAAGGTGACCAAGATCGTGACACTACCTAGCCATGCACTGGACTGAGAATCTGTGAACCCCAAGGCCCGTCCCACACAAGGGTTCCTGAGAAGACAGTGGTCCCTGTCGGCCACCGTGGTTCACCTGCTGCTGGCCTCACCTGCCCTTGTGGTACAGAGGTGAAGCCCAGGTTGGAGTAGGAGATGAGAGAATTCTTCATGGTGTTGACGGTGAAACCGTAGAAGGAGGTCTTGGTGCCCACGTCGTGCTCAAAGCCTTTGATCACCGCTCCATTGAGTCTGCCCCAACAGAAGCCTCTCAGTGTCTTTGTGGCCACAGCACGCTATCTGGCTTACCTCCTTCTCCATGGCTCTGGCTCACCTGTCCCCATCCCTCTGTACCACTCCCCTGCCTGTGAGAATATCCATTTGGGGCCTAGCCTGGTCCTCACTTCTCAGGTCCTCAAGGGGTGCTCTCTGAAGGGGTAATCTAGCCTTGGGACccttcctcccaggtgctgacCACAGGGCACCTGCACTCTGCCTTCAGGGTTGgcagctctcaaccttcctaacactgcaaccctttaatacagttcctaatgctgtggtgaccaccccccacccaacattcattctttctttcttccgttTTTCaaaaaaaggtttctctgtgtaacagctctggctgtcctcgaactcactctacagaccaggctggccccgaactcatggagatctgcctgcctctgtctcccaagtgctggaattaaaggcgtgtgccaccatgacattattttcattgctacttcataactgcaattttgttgctgttatgaatcataaatatctACGTTTTCTGATGGTCCTAGGTGATatgacccctgtgagagggtcattcaacccctatcacaacccatgggttgagaaccgctggtctagACTATCTGTCCaccctaactgctgagctgccttaAGCTGGCTACTGTGTTTGCCCTGGCTTCGAACGGAGGACAGTCAGTTCCCCCAGGGCTAGCAAAGCACAGGCTGCCCACCCagttccctgccccccccccccccccgttctcaTTACCTGAACACATAGTCATGGTCGTCGATTTTCTGACCCTGACAGGATCCATTCAGAATCCCTCCGTTACCCACCACAGCACAGCGAATACAGCTCAGAGGTAGCTTCCTGGAGGGACCAAACAGTTCTGCACTCTCGGGGCTGCTCAGGAGTCTCAGGGTAGAGACGACGGCTGTGGGTGAGGACAAGGGGGAGCCGTGAGGAGTGGGCTGTTGCTGGGCGTTCCCCACACTGGCTTGGGTCCTGTGTTATGAAGGCCATCCTAGGACATacagagggtgggggagaatcGGAGTAGTGTGTGTGTAGCTAGTTCTCTAACCCTGGTAcactccaaaagaaaagaattcaaggcatggggtgggtgggtctgACTGTGGTGGTTTACTCATCAAATAGCCATGATGGTGCCGTGGAAGGCTCTTAACCCTCTGATGTCCGGCTACCGTTAAATGCTGGACATTTTCCATGCCAACGGGACCCCAAAATAGTGAGAGCCACTGAGCAACTTAGTCCTGGGTGCTCAGAtgaaggagggggcggggagagagagagagagagagagagagagagccctcaaGGCTCTCCACTGatgctgggaaggcaggcaggtacACGGTAGGGCCAACGGTGGGAAGAATGGgctggctgaggcagaaggcaggggagaGGCAGCAGATAGCAGATCACCTTTGTGGGAGAGCCCCTGCCATCCATAGGGGACTTTATACTGGCTCAGATtgttccagagttcctgagtgaGGAGGTCGTCCCACAGCAGCACTGGGGTGGAGAGATCAAACAGACCCCGGAAGCGTTGGTCTTCCTCAATGGCCCGGGAAAGTGGCTGTTGGCAAAGCCGGCTCTGGGAATGAGAAGGGGAGAGGGCAACGGCCTGTCaggtaggggtgaggggtgaggggtgtgtCTCTCTGGGAGCCTACAGACCTCACAGGAGAACTCAGAAGGTGAGCTTCCCTTATTCCTCCAGAAGGCTATCCCTGGGTCTTTCAGCTGAGATTGCCTGTGGTCCAGCAGCCTGATGGGATCAAGGAACTTTCTGGATTCAGCATGCCCAGCCCTCTCTTACCCTCCTGATGCCACATGCCCACGGTTCAGTGGCTCTGGCTTCATACTCCTTCACCTCCCACTTGGGCAAACTTTGGGTACTTAGTAACCAGCAAGTGAGACCTGTGTCTCCAGTGGATTCAAGCCTGGGATTTAGAGTCTGTCAGCCGGACCCCAATCCTACCTCCTGCTGGCAGGAATCataccctccttccttccattggCTGCTCGTTTTCAACCCCCCAGCATTCGTGTCCACTGAGAACCTTAAAATGACAGCGTGGTGTTTTGGACCTGATGTGCCATTCAGGAGCTTTGGCCTCAGTTGGTGAGGCTAACCGTtgagaggcagttggatcacaaGAGCTCCTTATCAGTTAGCCCATAGATGGATTAATAATAAGCTGATAGCAACCCCAGCATGGTgatgcaaacctttaatcccagca includes these proteins:
- the St6galnac2 gene encoding alpha-N-acetylgalactosaminide alpha-2,6-sialyltransferase 2; translated protein: MDLPRSRLFRVLLLVATSSGILFTLYSSAGQWSRETWAPARNILSPRTFFEPNASNSENKKSRLCQQPLSRAIEEDQRFRGLFDLSTPVLLWDDLLTQELWNNLSQYKVPYGWQGLSHKAVVSTLRLLSSPESAELFGPSRKLPLSCIRCAVVGNGGILNGSCQGQKIDDHDYVFRLNGAVIKGFEHDVGTKTSFYGFTVNTMKNSLISYSNLGFTSVPQGQDLRYIFIPSDIRDYLMLRSAILGVPVPEGPDKGDRPHTYFGPETSASKFKLLHPGFINYLTQRFLKSKMINTPYRDLYMPSTGALMLLTALHTCDQVSAYGFITSNYQKYSDHYFEREKKPLIFYANHDLLLEAALWRDLHNAGILWLYQR
- the LOC127200701 gene encoding uncharacterized protein LOC127200701, yielding MSSPSHTPNPSPTQSPSQSRSNHAENPTNQQQPLPSSGGSAPSPSPTRGSSSRPTSHNPTPAPSQPSSRASSQSPSPHVQHVSRGSTQAPTPPASKSPSQTGLKALSRNPSLTPSALVTRSPSHSPANSASYIGPIRNIPSCIAPYVPRFMKEPPFFQPPTALLPQNPCFNCAILCQGQESRRAAPPPPASLYFPLLPPPPHIPQMNCSYPTPPALFTPPSSLSYTPPTEVLLKGKPHVVPTALPATFYTPFSRFYSQPRPIRPYRYQKRLTLPSLSLQYDGSGRSVHFYRGA